The nucleotide sequence CCGCCAGTGCTCGCACAGCGTGGGCGCCGACCACTGGTCCGGCGTCAATCCCTCGAGCAGGTCCGCGAACTCGAGGCGCTCGGCACGCGCGAGGTCCAGAGCGTCCATGGTGGCGGTTACCCGTCGACGGTGAGCGCCACACCGATGGCGCCCGCACCGACGTGCACCGCCAGGACGGGTCCCATGTCGGTGACGGTCAGCGACTCGACCTGCGGCAGCCGCGCGGTGAGCGCGGCGCCGAGCGCGTCCGCGTCGTCGTGGTTGTCCACGTGGTGCACGACGACCGACGCGCTGCGCTCGCCGATGGCGTCGGCCACCGCGTCGAGCAGCGCGGCGTGCGCCTTGGAGACCGTCCGGATGCGTTGCACGGGAACCAGCCGGCCGTCGACGTCGATGCCGAGCAGCGGCTTGAGGGCCAGTGCGGTGCCCAACCAGGACGCCGCGGCACCGATCCGGCCGCTGCGCCGCAGGTTGTCCAGGCGGTGGACGACGATGAAGGCGTGCCCGCGCGTGACCGCGGACCGCGCGGCGTCCTCCACGGCGTCGAGGTCCGCACCGGTGGCCGCGGCCCGTGCCGCCGCCGTCGCGACGAAACCCACGCACGCCGCCGCGGAGCGCGAATTGACGACGCGCACCGCCGATCCGAACTCCCGCGCCACGGCGCAGGCGGTGCTGAACGTGCCCGAGAGCGCCGCGGACAGGTGCACGGCCACGACGCCGTCGCCGCCGCTGTCGGCGAGCGCCTTGCGGTAGGTCTCGGCCAGGTCCGCCGGGGACGCACCCGAGGTGGTGACGTGACTGCGGGCGTGCACGTCGTGCGGGACGGCGTCGACGCCGTCGCGCAGGTCGGTGCCGTCGATCAGCACGTGCAGCGGCACCTGCCGGATCCCCCACCGCTGCGCCTCGTCGGCGCTCATCCGCGCCGACGAATCGGTGACGACGACGACGGTCACGTCAGCCCGCGGCCGCGACGGGGACGCCGGCCTCGGCGAGGCCCTTGAGCATCAGGTCGGCGACGTTCGCGTGCGCCTCGAAGTTCCAGTGGATGCCGTCGGGATTGCCGCGGCCGCTCAGCACCTCGTCGCCGACGGCGGCCTTCAGATCGACGACGGGGACGTCGTGCTGCGCGGCCCAGGTGGTGATGGCATTCACCGTCGCGTCGCGCCAACGGTGCGACGTGCCGTAGGTCTCGGCGATGTGCACCGAGGGCACGCACGCGACGAACGGGATGCCGGGGCGGTTGAAGTCGATGGCCGCGCGGGTCTGTTCGAGGTACTCGGCGCTCAGGTGCGGCGGCAGCGCGGGACGGGCGATCGGCGAGAGGCGGGGCTGCAGCCACCCGTAGCCGTCGCGGACCCAGCGCCGCAGCAGCGGCGGCCGGACGTAGCGGATCGTCTCGCGCAGTGCCGTGGGCAGGGGCGACGGCAGCGAATCCATGCCGCAGGTCGCGAAGACGACCGCCCCGGCCCTCGGCAGGGCCGCCCACGACCGCGGGTCCTGGATCGCCGCCCACCACACGTCACGGCACGTCCACCCGATGCGGCCGATCAGCTCCAGGTCCCAATCCAGGTTGCGCGCAACGATGTTCGGCCAGATGCGGGGGTCGTCGGACGGCAGCCCGCCGGTCGGCCCGTAGTAGGACAGCGAATCGCAGAAGACGAGCAGCGTCGGGCGGTCGGCGGGCCGTTCAGAGGACATCGTTGGCGACCTGGGCCGAGGCGTTCCACACGTCGAGACGCCACCGCACGTCGACGAAGTCCGCGTCGCGCGCCGAATGTCCCGACAGCTGCACCCAGCTCGCGTTGCCCATGCCGCCCAGCACCGGCCAGTTGTCCACCGGCAGGCCGAGGACCGCTCCGGTGAGCGCGGCGATCAGGCCGCCGTGCGCCACCAGCACCACCGGCCGCTCATCGCCGTCCAGACCCCACTCGTATTGTGCCCCGGCGATCTCCGCGACCAGCGGCAGACTGCGCTCGGCGACGTCGACGCGGCTCTCGCCGCCGTGCGGGGCCCAGCGGGCGTCGTCGCGCCACGCGAGCCGCGCACCGGGCGCGACGGCGTCGACCTCGAGGTGCGTCATGCCCTGCCAGTCACCGAGGTGCGTCTCGCGCAACCGGACGTCGGTGTCGACCGGCAGGCCGGTGCGCTCGCCGAGCGCCACGGCCGTGTCGAGCGCACGGCGCAGATCGGACGACACGATGAGCAGCGGCTGCCGCTTGCCCAGCACCTCGGCGGCGGCGACGGCCTGCTCGCGGCCGAGGTCGGACAGGTCGGTGTCGAGCTGTCCCTGCATGCGGCTGCCCGCGTTGTACTCGGTCTGGCCGTGCCGCAGCATCACCAGGCGGCGGACCCTCATTCGGCGTCCTCGTCGGCTCTGGGCTCGTCGTCGAGGTCGACCGGCACCAACGGGCAGTCCCGCCACAGCCGGTCGAGGGCGTAGAAGTTGCGTTCGTCCTGATGCTGGATGTGGACGACGATGTCGACGTAGTCCAGCAGCACCCAGCGGCCCTCCCGGGTGCCCTCGCGGCGGGCCGGCTTGTGGCCCGCGACGCGCATCTTCTCCTCGACCTCGTCGACGATCGCGTTGACCTGCCGGTCGTTGGACGCCGAC is from Mycolicibacterium grossiae and encodes:
- a CDS encoding DegV family protein, which produces MTVVVVTDSSARMSADEAQRWGIRQVPLHVLIDGTDLRDGVDAVPHDVHARSHVTTSGASPADLAETYRKALADSGGDGVVAVHLSAALSGTFSTACAVAREFGSAVRVVNSRSAAACVGFVATAAARAAATGADLDAVEDAARSAVTRGHAFIVVHRLDNLRRSGRIGAAASWLGTALALKPLLGIDVDGRLVPVQRIRTVSKAHAALLDAVADAIGERSASVVVHHVDNHDDADALGAALTARLPQVESLTVTDMGPVLAVHVGAGAIGVALTVDG
- the octT gene encoding diglucosylglycerate octanoyltransferase — its product is MSSERPADRPTLLVFCDSLSYYGPTGGLPSDDPRIWPNIVARNLDWDLELIGRIGWTCRDVWWAAIQDPRSWAALPRAGAVVFATCGMDSLPSPLPTALRETIRYVRPPLLRRWVRDGYGWLQPRLSPIARPALPPHLSAEYLEQTRAAIDFNRPGIPFVACVPSVHIAETYGTSHRWRDATVNAITTWAAQHDVPVVDLKAAVGDEVLSGRGNPDGIHWNFEAHANVADLMLKGLAEAGVPVAAAG
- the gpgP gene encoding glucosyl-3-phosphoglycerate phosphatase: MRVRRLVMLRHGQTEYNAGSRMQGQLDTDLSDLGREQAVAAAEVLGKRQPLLIVSSDLRRALDTAVALGERTGLPVDTDVRLRETHLGDWQGMTHLEVDAVAPGARLAWRDDARWAPHGGESRVDVAERSLPLVAEIAGAQYEWGLDGDERPVVLVAHGGLIAALTGAVLGLPVDNWPVLGGMGNASWVQLSGHSARDADFVDVRWRLDVWNASAQVANDVL
- the rsfS gene encoding ribosome silencing factor, which gives rise to MSASTEAIGMATVAAHAAASKLADDIVVIDVSGQLVITDCFVIASASNDRQVNAIVDEVEEKMRVAGHKPARREGTREGRWVLLDYVDIVVHIQHQDERNFYALDRLWRDCPLVPVDLDDEPRADEDAE